The Aspergillus nidulans FGSC A4 chromosome VII nucleotide sequence CGGACCCGGCGGAGTCGCTAACAATAACATGCCCAGCAGATGGTGATCATCAGCATTCCAGTCCACTTGGCAGTATCATTTTGCGTCGTCCAAATTCTTCTTCTAGCAAACAACCTTTTCGAACAAAACGAAGCGCGTATCCCTGTCTGATCCCAAAAAAGAAATTAGGAAATCCATTTAACCATTCACCACCGCCAAGTGCTGCCAGCACGCCAGCGCCAATGCCAATAGGCATGGCGTGGCGCTCCCAGCAGAGATTTAGACTGTGGGGAGTCGTCCTAGAGCTGCTGCCTATAAAACGCGTTGAATCTCTGACACCCCCACCCGCAGCTCATCTCCCGTCATTTTTCTCACAATCGGCTCATCTCCTCTCGGGTTTCCGGAATGCGATTGATTGCGATGGAGTGCGTGCTCGGAAAACGCCCCTTATTGGCTCATTGGCTCATTTTTCGGCAACAATAGTGTAATAGTGTCCGAGTCTGAGATTCAGCGCTGAGACCACGTCGCCTACATGTTCCGACCCGGGAGGCCACTGAAACATGACGGTCGTCAGTGAAACGGCGGCTCCTATCGGGACCTACTGTGACTTGGAGACGggagactggagactggagactggagactggaggctggagctAGTATACGGGGTACATAACCGCACAGTGCACCTGGTGTTTGATCGCCATATACCGGAGCATTACCTCAACAGTTCCCCTCTCGGTCTGTTCGCATTGCAGATATGCGCTGTCCGTGCTACGTGCTTTGTCTGTATTTTGAATCAGGCTGGTTCTCCGAGTCGGCATCGCCGTACCACTGCAGGTGAATGAACAAGACTCGAGATCGCATGACATGGCCGCAATGCCACCTCATGAACTCTGTGGTCTCGCCGTGGTTCGCCGTGGCCGTGTTGTGGCCTTGCCGTGGCCTCGCCGTTGCCTCGTCGAGTGTCGGTGCTCGGTGGATTTGGCCATGTCTTTTCAGCATTCTGAATCCCTTGTCCATTGGGGAACCCCGTATTCTCCATGCTACAAGTCAAAGGCAGTCAAGATCGACCGATCATCGGTACCTCCTTGATCTGACGTCACAATCAAGTGTTATGGCATTTGAATGTCGATATTCTGACGAGTGTGTAGCCGGCGACTACCTGTGCAAAAGCTATGTGCAGTTTTTGgttattttttatttttatttttttatttacCTTTTCCTTGCATGATCCCTGGGTCGCTGTTGTGTATCTCCGTGGTTCCAGCCAGTTCACCAACGGGTTTGGCTGCAAATGGCTGCGCCTGCAAGGCCGGATCGAGATCACCGACTAGATCCAGACTCTTCCACGAATCTCGGTCGGCGTTCCATGGATGAGTTGTGTTATTTCTAGAAGGGCTCGTGAGCGAATCATGCTCGCCtgagaaaatgaagaaacgGGCATTGGGATCGAGGCAAACGAGTTATGGATGTATATGACCGCGTTCAAGAGCGGTGTACCTGCGACAGTGATGCTAAACCAGGATCGGATATAAGATCCGTTAACTGGATGCCGGCTATTTTTATCTTGCATCGACTTTCCTAGGCACATCTAAAGCTTATTCTCGATCTAAAGGACTAGGATATGTCTTATGGAATGGCCCTGAATCACCCCCTCAGGACGCGCAATTACACACGTATTCTCGAATATTCGAGGTCAAGTGAAACCCGACGCATCCAGAGTCCCATTTGAGAGATCCAGGTCCAAGCCTAGCCACCGCTCGAGGCCACGCTAACCACACCCGTCCTTTACCGCACTTACATCACGAACAATAAATTGGTATCTAACAGAATCGTTGGATTAGATGTGGAGTCTCCTCGTCGGAACCCAGCATGGGAACTTACCTAACGGATGACTGCAACTCAATTGCGGCTTCTGCGTATACTTCCCTTCCAGCTCCGCTCGGATCAGATTCAGCAGTTGCACATAGCTCAGGTGCGGATGCCGCTGCAGCACCTTGATAAATGCCCAGCTTAAGGCCCCCCGTGCTTCGCCGTCCTGGAATGTGTCGGCACTGTACAATGTCAGCATTTGCTACCGTTGTCTCTTCCGTCTGAATATTGATAGATGACGGACGGACGTACGATGTCTGTGAGTCCTTCGACCCTGAAAACATGACTACATCGGCCGGTGAGGTCTTTGTGCGCACAGTCCGGCGCCGCGCCGAGTCACCTATCGCGgccttcttgaagaacccaATGGCGGTTTGCGCGACGCCGCTCAAGTCACCGCGGCCGTAGGAGGTGATCGCGGAGAACAGGTCGGATGCagcttctttggcgaggTTCGGCTCTTTGAGGATGCCCTGCCGTACGCTTGTCAGTGATGCTATCTTGCGAATTGGCGAGGAGGAATGGAAGACAGACCTGGGTGGAGTAGACGTAGGGGAGGTCGAGGGCTGTTCCGGAGTGGCAGGAGTCGAAGACCGCCGTCAGGCGGACTCCAGGCTGAAGGGGCCGAACCCTGCTGGCATTAGTAGATGGTAGTTGTGAACGTAAAAAGAGTGGACGAACATAATATCGTGCATTTCATCGTCAACGATGTGCCCGGCCACCCGGTAGTCCACCGGGTAGATCACGTCGTCGAAGCCTAGACACCCATGTCAAAGTCTGGTCCGCTTTGCCACTGACAGCCATGTCGTGACAATACAGTAAAGAGAATACGGAGTACGACTaaccatcatcctcatccccatcAAGATCGGGTGTCCGACCACCATGTCCTGAGTCCGTTAAATTGAATTCCACACGACTGAACGCGGCGGCTAAACATACCAGAAAAATGGATAAAAAGACTGTCGTTCGCAACGGCCCCGTTAACAAGCCACTGCATCGCGCGAAGGATATTTGCTTTCGTTGGCAAACTCTTCGGGTTCTGCTGGTCGTCTGTGAGGATCACCATGTCCTCTCGCCGATACCCATACCGCTCCGCTAGGAATGTCGAGACGTTCGTCACGTCGTTGATACATCCCTGCAATTGGTTCGGCTGGCCAAAGTAGTTTATCCCAATTAAGAGGGCGCGCCGCCGGCCGGTACAGCTGGAGTACTGGAAGTGGTAGTTTGATGGCGCGCCATGGCCAAAGGGTTGGAAACCTGAGGGGGGCCGGGGTGGGAGCGGTTGACCCCCGGAGGGCGGGGACGCTGGTAGAGTTAGAAAGAGGGTAGACGAATGGATGGGGGTTTGGCAAAGGTGGCGCACTTGGGTACGAGCGTAAGCTAGGCGAGTGAGACTGAGATTCCGAGGATGGGCGGGGTGGAAGCGGCGGTGTGCCGTAGGGTGAAGGTGAGTATCGAGGGTCCCTGGGTGCATAGGGTGCTGAAGCTGGAGGGTAATTTGGTGGCGGATATCGGTAGGAACTTGGCGGGGGGTATGGCGGGGGTGCATATTGGGGACTGTCCAGCATGGTCAACATGTATAGATATATGGTGTGGGAGGGAAAAAGGTACCTGTATGGCTGCGGAGGGCCCCATTGCTGGCCGTGGCCGTTCCAACTCGACGGGCGAGGCGGCGTTGGGGGAGGGGGGTGGTGATAGTACATATATTCGTCTGGAGTCGTAAGAAGCAGTTGATGGCGTGGTATATGTTATATTGGTGTCGGAATCAATTCATAGGTGCACTTGAGCCTCGTGGATTATAACGCTGCTTACTGTTCTCGGGGATTCCTCGGCTAGGCGCAACAAGGTCAAACACTGTAATCCAGCGCACCTCCAATGACTGTAAAGACAAGAGGTTAGGAATACTGCAGGAGGAAAGAAACTCGAGTCACTAAGATCGCTCACCGTTCGAACTTGGAGATCAACGGGGCGTTGGACAGGGCTGGCTGATGCCTACACCAAGCGGGGCAGTGATTCGCTGGACTGTTCCTGGGCGGGGACGTCTTTGTCGGTCAACCACTCCATTGGAGAGCAGCTCGCTGAGTCTCCATCCGTAGGGCAGAACACATGGCTTGTTCCATGATTTGAAGATGCATGGTAGGCAGTAGCATTGACTATCTCGGAAGTCGGCATCAATTCGGATTTCAGTCACCGTTGAGAACGCATGTTGTTGGGCACGGGATGTGGGACATTCTCGGATAGTCTTTCTAAATGAGGA carries:
- a CDS encoding caspase family protein (transcript_id=CADANIAT00009228), producing MHPRHTPRQVPTDIRHQITLQLQHPMHPGTLDTHLHPTAHRRFHPAHPRNLSLTRLAYARTQVRHLCQTPIHSSTLFLTLPASPPSGGQPLPPRPPSGFQPFGHGAPSNYHFQYSSCTGRRRALLIGINYFGQPNQLQGCINDVTNVSTFLAERYGYRREDMVILTDDQQNPKSLPTKANILRAMQWLVNGAVANDSLFIHFSGHGGRTPDLDGDEDDGFDDVIYPVDYRVAGHIVDDEMHDIMVRPLQPGVRLTAVFDSCHSGTALDLPYVYSTQGILKEPNLAKEAASDLFSAITSYGRGDLSGVAQTAIGFFKKAAIGDSARRRTVRTKTSPADVVMFSGSKDSQTSADTFQDGEARGALSWAFIKVLQRHPHLSYVQLLNLIRAELEGKYTQKPQLSCSHPLGKFPCWVPTRRLHI